In one Balaenoptera musculus isolate JJ_BM4_2016_0621 chromosome 2, mBalMus1.pri.v3, whole genome shotgun sequence genomic region, the following are encoded:
- the ZNF219 gene encoding zinc finger protein 219 isoform X2 has product MEGSRPRAPGGHLAPSPPAFDGELDLQRYSNGPGVSAGSPGMGAVGWSESRTGERRFPCPVCGKRFRFNSILALHLRAHPGAQAFQCPHCGHRAAQRALLRSHLRTHQPERPRSPAARLLLELEERALLREARLGRPRSSGGLQATPATEGLARSQAPSSSAFRCPFCKGKFRTAAERERHLHILHRPWKCGLCSFGSSQEEELLQHSLTAHGAPERPLAATSAAPQPQPPPQPEPRSVPEPEPEPEREATPVSAPAAPEETPAPPEFRCQVCGQSFTQSWFLKGHMRKHKASFDHACPVCGRCFKEPWFLKNHMKVHASKLGPLRAPGPGSGPARAPQPPDLGLLAYEPLGPALLLAPAPTPAERREPPSLVGYLSLRAGEARPNGRARRHRAEEPDEEEEVVEAEEETWARSRAVGPLASLPPRSGEGPGHSATAAGAPARSTATQEENGLLVGGTRPEGGRGATGKDCPFCGKSFRSAHHLKVHLRVHTGERPYKCPHCDYAGTQSGSLKYHLQRHHREQKSGAGPGPPPEPPPPSQRGATQSSGAKPAAQPATWVEGTASSRPPSSGAASGSRRKPASPGRTLRNGRGGEAEPLDLSLRAGPGGEAGPGGALHRCLFCPFATGAPELMALHLQVHHSRRARGRRPPQADASPPYARAPSGETPPSPPQEGEEGPGLLRSGEAGLGGQER; this is encoded by the exons ATGGAG GGCTCACGTCCCCGCGCCCCGGGCGGCCACCTAGCGCCGTCGCCACCGGCCTTCGACGGCGAACTGGATCTGCAGCGCTACTCCAACGGGCCAGGCGTAAGCGCCGGGTCTCCGGGGATGGGAGCAGTGGGCTGGTCTGAGAGTCGCACAGGCGAACGGCGCTTCCCCTGCCCTGTATGCGGGAAGCGCTTCCGCTTCAACTCTATCCTGGCTTTGCACCTACGGGCGCACCCAGGCGCCCAGGCCTTCCAGTGCCCGCACTGCGGCCACCGTGCTGCGCAGCGGGCGCTGCTGCGCTCGCACCTGCGCACGCACCAGCCTGAGCGCCCGCGAAGCCCCGCCGCGCGCCTGTTGCTGGAGTTGGAGGAGCGCGCGCTACTGCGGGAAGCGCGGCTGGGGAGACCCCGAAGCTCAGGGGGCCTGCAGGCCACCCCTGCCACTGAGGGCCTGGCGCGGTCCCAGGCTCCTTCGTCGTCCGCCTTCCGTTGCCCTTTCTGCAAAGGCAAGTTTCGCACCGCGGCGGAGCGCGAACGCCACCTGCACATTCTGCACAGGCCCTGGAAGTGCGGCCTGTGCAGTTTCGGCTCCAGCCAGGAGGAGGAGCTGCTGCAGCACAGCCTGACGGCCCACGGAGCTCCTGAGCGCCCCCTGGCGGCCACCTCGGCTGcaccccagcctcagcctccaCCCCAGCCTGAACCCAGATCCGTCCCTGAGCCCGAGCCGGAGCCTGAACGTGAGGCAACCCCCGTCTCCGCTCCTGCTGCTCCCGAGGAGACCCCCGCGCCTCCGGAGTTCCGCTGTCAAGTGTGTGGCCAGAGCTTTACGCAGTCCTGGTTTCTCAAGGGCCACATGCGCAAGCACAAGGCCTCCTTCGATCATGCATGTCCTGTTTGTGGCCGCTGcttcaaggagccctggttccttaaGAACCACATGAAGGTGCACGCCAGCAAGCTGGGCCCGCTGCGTGCCCCGGGGCCTGGTTCTGGGCCTGCCCGGGCACCCCAGCCTCCTGACCTGGGCCTGCTGGCCTATGAGCCTCTGGGTCCCGCGCTCCTCTTGGCCCCGGCGCCCACCCCGGCTGAGCGCCGTGAGCCTCCGAGCCTCGTGGGATACCTGAGCCTGCGAGCCGGCGAGGCCCGGCCCAATG GCCGGGCTCGCCGGCACCGCGCGGAGGAGCCAGACgaggaagaggaggtggtggaggcagaggaagaaaccTGGGCCCGCAGCAGGGCGGTGGGCCCTCTGGCTTCACTGCCCCCGCGCTCAGGCGAGGGCCCAGGGCACTCTGCGACTGCTGCGGGGGCCCCGGCGAGGTCCACCGCCACGCAGG AAGAGAATGGGCTCCTAGTTGGAGGGACCCGGCCTGAAGGGGGCCGGGGGGCCACCGGCAAGGATTGCCCCTTTTGTGGAAAATCCTTCCGCTCAGCGCATCACCTCAAAGTGCACCTGCGAGTGCACACAG gaGAGCGCCCCTACAAGTGTCCGCACTGCGACTACGCGGGCACCCAGTCCGGGTCGCTCAAGTATCACCTGCAGCGCCACCACCGGGAGCAGAAGAGCGGGGCAGGCCCCGGGCCTCCTCCAGAGCCGCCACCCCCTTCCCAGCGGGGTGCAACCCAGTCGTCGGGAGCCAAGCCGGCTGCGCAGCCTGCGACCTGGGTGGAGGGCACAGCGAGCTCTCGGCCTCCCTCGAGCGGCGCCGCGTCGGGGTCCCGTCGGAAGCCCGCCAGCCCCGGGAGGACCCTGCGCAACGGGCGAGGCGGTGAGGCCGAACCCCTCGACCTGTCCCTGCGGGCAGGGCCGGGAGGCGAGGCTGGGCCGGGGGGTGCCCTCCACCGATGCCTCTTCTGTCCCTTCGCCACTGGAGCCCCCGAGCTCATGGCCTTGCACCTGCAAGTGCACCACAGCCGCAGGGCTCGGGGCCGCAGGCCGCCCCAGGCCGATGCATCCCCGCCCTATGCCCGGGCACCGTCCGGAGAGACCCCTCCCAGTCCTCcgcaggaaggggaggagggcccCGGGCTGTTGCGTTcaggagaggctgggctgggggggcAAGAAAGGTAG
- the ZNF219 gene encoding zinc finger protein 219 isoform X1, with the protein MEGSRPRAPGGHLAPSPPAFDGELDLQRYSNGPGVSAGSPGMGAVGWSESRTGERRFPCPVCGKRFRFNSILALHLRAHPGAQAFQCPHCGHRAAQRALLRSHLRTHQPERPRSPAARLLLELEERALLREARLGRPRSSGGLQATPATEGLARSQAPSSSAFRCPFCKGKFRTAAERERHLHILHRPWKCGLCSFGSSQEEELLQHSLTAHGAPERPLAATSAAPQPQPPPQPEPRSVPEPEPEPEREATPVSAPAAPEETPAPPEFRCQVCGQSFTQSWFLKGHMRKHKASFDHACPVCGRCFKEPWFLKNHMKVHASKLGPLRAPGPGSGPARAPQPPDLGLLAYEPLGPALLLAPAPTPAERREPPSLVGYLSLRAGEARPNGEGAEPGAGRSFGGFRPLPSALPGRARRHRAEEPDEEEEVVEAEEETWARSRAVGPLASLPPRSGEGPGHSATAAGAPARSTATQEENGLLVGGTRPEGGRGATGKDCPFCGKSFRSAHHLKVHLRVHTGERPYKCPHCDYAGTQSGSLKYHLQRHHREQKSGAGPGPPPEPPPPSQRGATQSSGAKPAAQPATWVEGTASSRPPSSGAASGSRRKPASPGRTLRNGRGGEAEPLDLSLRAGPGGEAGPGGALHRCLFCPFATGAPELMALHLQVHHSRRARGRRPPQADASPPYARAPSGETPPSPPQEGEEGPGLLRSGEAGLGGQER; encoded by the exons ATGGAG GGCTCACGTCCCCGCGCCCCGGGCGGCCACCTAGCGCCGTCGCCACCGGCCTTCGACGGCGAACTGGATCTGCAGCGCTACTCCAACGGGCCAGGCGTAAGCGCCGGGTCTCCGGGGATGGGAGCAGTGGGCTGGTCTGAGAGTCGCACAGGCGAACGGCGCTTCCCCTGCCCTGTATGCGGGAAGCGCTTCCGCTTCAACTCTATCCTGGCTTTGCACCTACGGGCGCACCCAGGCGCCCAGGCCTTCCAGTGCCCGCACTGCGGCCACCGTGCTGCGCAGCGGGCGCTGCTGCGCTCGCACCTGCGCACGCACCAGCCTGAGCGCCCGCGAAGCCCCGCCGCGCGCCTGTTGCTGGAGTTGGAGGAGCGCGCGCTACTGCGGGAAGCGCGGCTGGGGAGACCCCGAAGCTCAGGGGGCCTGCAGGCCACCCCTGCCACTGAGGGCCTGGCGCGGTCCCAGGCTCCTTCGTCGTCCGCCTTCCGTTGCCCTTTCTGCAAAGGCAAGTTTCGCACCGCGGCGGAGCGCGAACGCCACCTGCACATTCTGCACAGGCCCTGGAAGTGCGGCCTGTGCAGTTTCGGCTCCAGCCAGGAGGAGGAGCTGCTGCAGCACAGCCTGACGGCCCACGGAGCTCCTGAGCGCCCCCTGGCGGCCACCTCGGCTGcaccccagcctcagcctccaCCCCAGCCTGAACCCAGATCCGTCCCTGAGCCCGAGCCGGAGCCTGAACGTGAGGCAACCCCCGTCTCCGCTCCTGCTGCTCCCGAGGAGACCCCCGCGCCTCCGGAGTTCCGCTGTCAAGTGTGTGGCCAGAGCTTTACGCAGTCCTGGTTTCTCAAGGGCCACATGCGCAAGCACAAGGCCTCCTTCGATCATGCATGTCCTGTTTGTGGCCGCTGcttcaaggagccctggttccttaaGAACCACATGAAGGTGCACGCCAGCAAGCTGGGCCCGCTGCGTGCCCCGGGGCCTGGTTCTGGGCCTGCCCGGGCACCCCAGCCTCCTGACCTGGGCCTGCTGGCCTATGAGCCTCTGGGTCCCGCGCTCCTCTTGGCCCCGGCGCCCACCCCGGCTGAGCGCCGTGAGCCTCCGAGCCTCGTGGGATACCTGAGCCTGCGAGCCGGCGAGGCCCGGCCCAATGGTGAGGGCGCTGAGCCTGGGGCTGGCCGCAGCTTTGGAGGCTTCCGCCCACTGCCCTCTGCTCTCCCAGGCCGGGCTCGCCGGCACCGCGCGGAGGAGCCAGACgaggaagaggaggtggtggaggcagaggaagaaaccTGGGCCCGCAGCAGGGCGGTGGGCCCTCTGGCTTCACTGCCCCCGCGCTCAGGCGAGGGCCCAGGGCACTCTGCGACTGCTGCGGGGGCCCCGGCGAGGTCCACCGCCACGCAGG AAGAGAATGGGCTCCTAGTTGGAGGGACCCGGCCTGAAGGGGGCCGGGGGGCCACCGGCAAGGATTGCCCCTTTTGTGGAAAATCCTTCCGCTCAGCGCATCACCTCAAAGTGCACCTGCGAGTGCACACAG gaGAGCGCCCCTACAAGTGTCCGCACTGCGACTACGCGGGCACCCAGTCCGGGTCGCTCAAGTATCACCTGCAGCGCCACCACCGGGAGCAGAAGAGCGGGGCAGGCCCCGGGCCTCCTCCAGAGCCGCCACCCCCTTCCCAGCGGGGTGCAACCCAGTCGTCGGGAGCCAAGCCGGCTGCGCAGCCTGCGACCTGGGTGGAGGGCACAGCGAGCTCTCGGCCTCCCTCGAGCGGCGCCGCGTCGGGGTCCCGTCGGAAGCCCGCCAGCCCCGGGAGGACCCTGCGCAACGGGCGAGGCGGTGAGGCCGAACCCCTCGACCTGTCCCTGCGGGCAGGGCCGGGAGGCGAGGCTGGGCCGGGGGGTGCCCTCCACCGATGCCTCTTCTGTCCCTTCGCCACTGGAGCCCCCGAGCTCATGGCCTTGCACCTGCAAGTGCACCACAGCCGCAGGGCTCGGGGCCGCAGGCCGCCCCAGGCCGATGCATCCCCGCCCTATGCCCGGGCACCGTCCGGAGAGACCCCTCCCAGTCCTCcgcaggaaggggaggagggcccCGGGCTGTTGCGTTcaggagaggctgggctgggggggcAAGAAAGGTAG